In Gemmatimonadetes bacterium SCN 70-22, the following are encoded in one genomic region:
- a CDS encoding hydroxymethylbilane synthase — protein sequence MTLRIGTRGSALARVQAADVARRLQSGGFETETVIISTAGDRATDRRFADVGAFGIFVREIEEALLDGRIDVAVHSYKDLPSQGPEQLVIAAVPERVDAADVLLIRAASYDGKAGPLPVRQGSTVGTSAARRAALVRALRPDLAVGMLRGNVPTRIAALAGGNFDAIVLAAAGLARLERDADRAVPVVPDGIVRSRLDPSVFTPAPAQGAIAVQVRRDAADVIAAVSQIHDPHSGRALRAERRILARAEGGCTLPFGAWCEILRDESLQLHATLGCEDGSVARMVHTGSDPETLADTTWAELAQLAGLAR from the coding sequence GTGACACTGCGCATCGGCACCAGGGGCTCCGCCCTCGCGCGCGTGCAGGCCGCGGACGTGGCCCGTCGGCTGCAATCCGGGGGCTTCGAGACCGAGACGGTCATCATCAGCACGGCCGGCGACCGCGCGACCGACCGCCGCTTCGCCGACGTGGGCGCCTTCGGGATCTTCGTCCGTGAGATCGAGGAAGCCCTTCTCGATGGCCGCATCGACGTGGCGGTGCATTCGTACAAGGACCTCCCATCGCAGGGCCCGGAACAGCTGGTGATCGCCGCCGTCCCCGAGCGGGTCGACGCCGCCGACGTGCTCTTGATCCGCGCCGCCTCGTACGACGGAAAGGCTGGCCCCCTTCCCGTGCGCCAGGGCAGCACCGTGGGGACGTCGGCCGCGCGGCGCGCGGCGCTCGTGCGCGCCCTGCGCCCGGACCTCGCCGTCGGGATGCTCCGGGGCAACGTCCCCACACGCATCGCGGCACTGGCCGGCGGCAACTTCGACGCCATCGTCCTGGCCGCCGCCGGGCTCGCGCGGCTCGAACGCGATGCCGATCGCGCAGTACCCGTGGTTCCCGATGGAATCGTGCGCTCGCGCCTCGACCCCAGCGTCTTCACCCCTGCGCCTGCCCAGGGAGCGATCGCCGTGCAGGTGCGCCGCGACGCAGCCGACGTGATCGCGGCGGTCTCGCAGATCCATGATCCTCACAGCGGGCGCGCCCTCCGGGCCGAACGTCGCATCCTCGCCCGCGCCGAGGGGGGGTGCACGCTCCCCTTCGGGGCGTGGTGCGAGATCCTCCGCGACGAGTCGTTGCAGCTGCACGCCACGCTGGGGTGCGAGGACGGCTCGGTGGCGCGGATGGTGCACACCGGCAGCGACCCCGAGACGCTCGCCGACACGACGTGGGCGGAGCTGGCGCAGCTGGCGGGACTCGCCCGATGA